The DNA segment AACTTTCAAACAGTGCAAAACAAAGCTCTTATAATTTAAATGAAGTATCAAAAACAATGCAGAAAGTATCACTTTCAGCACAGGAAACGGAAAAAGAAGCAGAAATTACGAAAAACAGTTCAAATGAACTAATAAAAGTATCAAATAAATTAATAACTACTCTAAAAAATTTAAAATAACATAATAAAAGAATGTAGCAAAATGCTACACTTCTTCAAACCATTTCAAATCTTCTCTTAATTTAACAACTTCTCCAACAACAATCATTGCAGGAGTTGGTATACCATTTGATTTCTCTGTTATATTTTCTAAAGTCCCAACAACAACTTTTTGCTCTTTTGTTGTACCTCTTGAGATAATTGCACAAGGTGTAGTAGATAATTTTCCTACTTCTATTAATTTATCTGTAATTAATTTAATATTATGAATACTCATCAGAAAAACTATTGTTTCATCTGTAACAAAACTTTGCCAATTTATTTGAGAATCTTTTTTATTAGGATCTTCATGTCCAGTTACAACTCTAAAAGACGTAGTATACCCTCTATTTGTAACAGGTATTCCAGCATATGCTGGAACGCTAATACTTGAAGTAATACCAGGAATTATTTCAAATTTTATTCCTTTTTCTTTTAGATATAAAGCTTCTTCTCCACCTCTACCAAAAACAAAAGGATCTCCACCTTTTAATCTTACAATAACCTCATATTTCAAAGCAGCTTGATAAATTATCTCATTTATCTCTTCTTGTGGCATTAGATGTTTTGCATACTCTTTTCCTACA comes from the Aliarcobacter cibarius genome and includes:
- the cobA gene encoding uroporphyrinogen-III C-methyltransferase — protein: MTKKVYLAGAGPGDIELMTLKSARVVKEADVIIYDKLVNPEILKMAKEGCEFIFVGKEYAKHLMPQEEINEIIYQAALKYEVIVRLKGGDPFVFGRGGEEALYLKEKGIKFEIIPGITSSISVPAYAGIPVTNRGYTTSFRVVTGHEDPNKKDSQINWQSFVTDETIVFLMSIHNIKLITDKLIEVGKLSTTPCAIISRGTTKEQKVVVGTLENITEKSNGIPTPAMIVVGEVVKLREDLKWFEEV